A region from the Azospirillum fermentarium genome encodes:
- a CDS encoding NADH-quinone oxidoreductase subunit M: MAGWPILSITTFLPLVGALFILIIRGSKEDVDRNARNVALWTTLITFALSLFIWINFDPSNPNYQMVEKAEWIPAFKISYHMGVDGISVLFVILSTFLMPLCVLASWESVQKRVKEYMVAFLVLETLMIGMFCALDFVLFYMFFEGVLIPMFLIIGVWGGPRRVYAAFKFFLYTLLGSVLMLLAIMAMYFVAGTTDVPTITATAFPRSMQMWLWLAFFASFAVKVPMWPVHTWLPDAHVEAPTAGSVILAGVLLKMGGYGFLRFNIPILPEATEFFAPLVYTLSIVALVYTSLVALAQEDMKKLIAYSSVAHMGYVTVGMFTLNTQGIGGSIFQMLSHGVVSGALFLCVGVVYDRMHTREIAQYGGLVKLMPKYAVVFLFMTLASVGLPGTSGFIGEFLVLLGAFRDNTWVATLMALGLVLGAAYALLLYRRVVYGVITNPHVRSMFDLTPREVAVFVPLIIVVLWMGIYPNSFLSVPAASVEQLITVYQTKLAAAGNVAVAVR, translated from the coding sequence ATGGCTGGTTGGCCAATCCTGTCGATTACGACCTTCCTTCCGCTTGTCGGGGCGCTGTTCATCCTGATCATCCGGGGCAGCAAGGAAGACGTGGACCGCAACGCCCGCAATGTGGCGCTGTGGACGACCCTCATTACCTTCGCCCTGTCGCTGTTCATCTGGATCAACTTCGATCCCAGCAACCCCAACTACCAGATGGTCGAGAAGGCGGAGTGGATCCCCGCCTTCAAGATCTCCTACCACATGGGTGTGGACGGCATTTCGGTGCTGTTCGTCATCCTGTCCACCTTCCTGATGCCGCTGTGCGTGCTGGCGTCGTGGGAATCGGTGCAGAAGCGCGTCAAGGAATACATGGTCGCCTTCCTGGTCCTCGAGACCTTGATGATCGGTATGTTCTGCGCGCTGGACTTCGTGCTGTTCTACATGTTCTTCGAAGGCGTCCTGATCCCGATGTTCCTCATCATCGGTGTCTGGGGCGGTCCGCGCCGCGTCTATGCCGCCTTCAAGTTCTTCCTCTACACGCTCCTGGGTTCGGTGCTGATGCTGCTGGCCATCATGGCCATGTACTTCGTCGCCGGGACCACCGACGTGCCGACCATCACCGCCACCGCCTTTCCGCGGTCGATGCAGATGTGGCTGTGGCTGGCCTTCTTCGCCTCCTTCGCGGTGAAGGTGCCCATGTGGCCGGTCCACACCTGGCTGCCCGACGCCCACGTGGAAGCGCCGACCGCCGGTTCGGTCATCCTGGCCGGCGTGCTGCTGAAGATGGGCGGGTACGGTTTCCTGCGCTTCAACATCCCGATCCTGCCGGAAGCCACCGAGTTCTTCGCCCCGCTGGTCTACACCCTGTCCATCGTCGCCCTGGTCTACACCTCGCTGGTGGCGCTGGCGCAGGAGGATATGAAGAAGCTGATCGCCTATTCGTCGGTGGCCCACATGGGTTATGTGACGGTCGGCATGTTCACGCTGAATACCCAGGGCATCGGCGGCTCCATCTTCCAGATGCTGTCGCACGGTGTGGTGTCGGGTGCGTTGTTCCTGTGCGTCGGTGTGGTCTATGACCGGATGCACACCCGCGAGATCGCCCAGTACGGCGGTCTGGTGAAGCTGATGCCCAAGTACGCGGTCGTGTTCCTGTTCATGACGCTGGCTTCGGTCGGCCTGCCGGGCACCTCCGGGTTCATCGGCGAATTCCTGGTGCTGCTGGGCGCCTTCCGCGACAACACCTGGGTCGCCACCCTGATGGCCCTGGGTCTGGTGCTGGGGGCTGCCTATGCCCTGCTGCTGTACCGCCGCGTGGTCTACGGCGTCATCACCAACCCGCACGTCCGGTCCATGTTCGACCTGACCCCGCGGGAAGTGGCGGTGTTCGTCCCGCTGATCATTGTGGTGCTGTGGATGGGCATCTATCCCAACAGCTTCCTGTCGGTGCCCGCCGCGTCGGTCGAGCAGCTCATCACCGTCTATCAAACCAAGCTCGCCGCCGCCGGCAACGTCGCTGTGGCCGTTCGGTAA
- the nuoN gene encoding NADH-quinone oxidoreductase subunit NuoN encodes MIAPFPDLWPALPEIVLALSGLALLMLGVFRGDTSTRTVAYIAVVAMLFAAVLSMGYGTGRAVTFNGLFVMDAFGVFIKVLVLVASSLAVLMSLSYLEREQIRKPEFPVLMLFATLGMLMMVSANDLMSLYVGLETQSLALYVIASFRRDSAKSSEAGLKYFVLGALSSGLLLYGASLVYGFAGSTSFDKLAALLAGGEHPSAGLVVGMVFVAAGLAFKVSAVPFHMWTPDVYEGAPTPVTAFFAVAPKIAAIALFTRLLVEPFGHMTHQWQQIIIASSVLSMFLGSFAAITQSNIKRLMAYSSIGHIGYALVGLATGTEEGIRGLLIYMAVYLFMNVGAFAVILSMKQKGRMVEEIKDLAGLSRTNPMLAAAMAIFMFSMAGIPPMAGFFGKLYVFLAAIQAHLYTVAVIGVLTSVVGAYYYLRIIKIMYFDEPAEAFDPIGDDGMQAILIGTSLFTLLFFVIPAPILNAAAAAAAALFAG; translated from the coding sequence ATGATCGCCCCGTTCCCCGACCTTTGGCCGGCGCTGCCGGAGATCGTCCTGGCCCTGTCCGGTCTGGCGCTCCTGATGCTCGGCGTTTTCCGCGGCGACACGTCCACCCGGACCGTGGCCTACATCGCCGTCGTTGCCATGCTGTTCGCCGCGGTCCTGTCCATGGGCTACGGCACCGGGCGGGCCGTCACCTTCAACGGCCTGTTCGTGATGGATGCCTTCGGCGTCTTCATCAAGGTGCTGGTGCTGGTGGCCTCGTCGCTGGCGGTGCTGATGTCGCTCTCCTATCTGGAGCGCGAACAGATCCGTAAGCCGGAATTCCCCGTCCTCATGCTCTTCGCCACGCTGGGCATGCTGATGATGGTGTCGGCCAACGACCTGATGTCGCTGTACGTCGGCCTGGAAACCCAGAGCCTGGCGCTGTACGTCATCGCCTCCTTCCGCCGCGACTCTGCGAAGTCGTCGGAAGCCGGCCTGAAGTACTTCGTCCTGGGCGCCCTGTCCTCGGGCCTGCTGCTGTACGGCGCGTCGCTGGTCTACGGCTTCGCCGGCAGCACCAGCTTCGACAAGCTGGCCGCATTGCTGGCCGGCGGTGAACATCCGTCCGCCGGTCTGGTGGTCGGCATGGTGTTCGTGGCCGCCGGTCTGGCGTTCAAGGTGTCGGCGGTGCCGTTCCACATGTGGACGCCCGACGTGTACGAAGGTGCGCCGACCCCGGTCACCGCCTTCTTCGCCGTGGCGCCCAAGATCGCCGCCATCGCCCTGTTCACCCGTCTGCTGGTCGAGCCGTTCGGCCACATGACCCACCAGTGGCAGCAGATCATCATCGCCAGCTCGGTGCTGTCGATGTTCCTCGGCTCCTTCGCCGCCATCACCCAGAGCAACATCAAGCGTCTGATGGCGTACTCGTCCATCGGCCACATCGGCTACGCGCTGGTCGGTCTGGCCACGGGCACGGAAGAGGGCATCCGCGGCCTGCTGATCTACATGGCGGTCTATCTGTTCATGAACGTCGGCGCCTTCGCCGTCATCCTGTCCATGAAGCAGAAGGGCCGCATGGTCGAGGAGATCAAGGATCTCGCCGGCCTGTCGCGCACCAACCCCATGCTGGCCGCGGCCATGGCGATCTTCATGTTCTCCATGGCCGGCATCCCGCCGATGGCCGGTTTCTTCGGGAAGCTGTATGTCTTCCTGGCCGCCATCCAGGCGCACCTGTACACGGTGGCGGTGATCGGCGTGCTGACCAGCGTGGTGGGCGCCTACTACTACCTGCGGATCATCAAGATCATGTACTTCGATGAGCCGGCGGAAGCGTTCGATCCGATTGGCGACGACGGGATGCAGGCCATCCTGATCGGCACCAGCCTGTTCACGCTGCTGTTCTTCGTGATCCCCGCCCCGATCCTGAACGCGGCGGCGGCGGCGGCGGCGGCCCTGTTCGCCGGATGA
- the nuoL gene encoding NADH-quinone oxidoreductase subunit L encodes MEVLVVFLPLLAFLVAGAIALFAKGPGEVHAHASHGHGHDDHGHDSHAHSHDAHDDHGHGAAADDHGHGHGHDDHHGPDWRDRVAQIVTCGAVLTAMVLSWALYFSVTGHNAPRTTVLFSWITSGAFDVSWTLRVDQLTAVMLIVVNTVSAMVHVYSVGYMSHDPQKPRFMAYLSLFTFFMLSLVTANDFVQMFFGWEGVGVASYLLINFWYEKKSANDASMKAFLVNRVGDFGFALGIFAIFVLTGSVQFDTVFAKAPELINAKIHFLSWEFPALTCACLLLFMGAMGKSAQLGLHTWLPDAMEGPTPVSALIHAATMVTAGVFMVCRLSPVFEYAPGALEVVTVVGAMTAFVAATIGFTQFDIKRVIAYSTMSQLGYMFFAAGVSAYGAAMFHLFTHAFFKALLFLGAGSVIHALSGEQDMRNMGGVWSKIKITYAMMWIGNLALAGLPFFAGFYSKDMILEAAFGAHSAVGKFAFWLGIAAAFMTAFYSWRLLFMTFHGKPRASKEVMDHVHESPWVMLIPLFVLALGALFAGVLFHNNFVGEHRAEFWGKALFVLHDNDSIEKAHHGLPGWVPVMPLIVGLAGIAMAYVLYMSIPSLPAKIAGTFRGIHQFFFHKWYFDELYDALFVQTARKLGYGLWKSGDGALIDGVGPDGVAAATRDVATRAARLQSGYVYHYAFAMVIGIVLLVIWLSIVG; translated from the coding sequence ATGGAAGTCCTCGTCGTATTCCTCCCGCTGCTCGCCTTCCTCGTCGCCGGTGCCATCGCGCTGTTCGCGAAGGGGCCGGGCGAGGTGCACGCGCACGCATCCCACGGCCATGGTCACGACGATCATGGTCATGACTCCCACGCCCATTCCCATGACGCTCATGATGACCACGGCCACGGCGCTGCCGCCGACGACCATGGCCATGGGCACGGTCATGACGACCACCACGGCCCCGACTGGCGCGACCGTGTTGCCCAGATCGTGACCTGCGGTGCGGTGCTGACGGCGATGGTGCTGTCGTGGGCGCTGTACTTCAGCGTCACCGGCCACAACGCGCCGCGCACCACCGTGCTGTTCTCGTGGATCACCAGCGGCGCCTTCGACGTGTCGTGGACGCTGCGGGTGGACCAGTTGACGGCGGTGATGCTGATCGTGGTCAACACCGTGTCGGCCATGGTCCACGTCTACTCGGTCGGCTACATGAGCCACGATCCGCAGAAGCCGCGGTTCATGGCGTACCTGTCGCTGTTCACCTTCTTCATGCTGTCGCTGGTGACCGCCAACGACTTCGTGCAGATGTTCTTCGGCTGGGAAGGCGTCGGTGTGGCGTCGTACCTGCTGATCAACTTCTGGTACGAGAAGAAGTCGGCCAACGACGCGTCGATGAAGGCGTTTCTGGTCAACCGCGTCGGCGACTTCGGCTTCGCGCTCGGCATCTTTGCGATCTTCGTGCTGACCGGCTCGGTCCAGTTCGACACGGTGTTCGCCAAGGCGCCGGAACTGATCAATGCCAAGATCCACTTCCTGTCCTGGGAATTCCCGGCGCTGACCTGCGCCTGCCTGCTGCTGTTCATGGGCGCCATGGGCAAGTCGGCCCAGCTTGGCCTGCACACCTGGCTGCCGGACGCGATGGAAGGCCCGACCCCGGTGTCGGCCCTCATTCACGCGGCCACCATGGTGACCGCTGGCGTGTTCATGGTCTGCCGCCTGTCGCCGGTGTTCGAGTACGCCCCCGGCGCGCTGGAGGTGGTGACGGTGGTGGGTGCCATGACGGCCTTCGTCGCGGCGACCATCGGCTTCACCCAATTCGACATCAAGCGCGTCATCGCCTATTCGACCATGAGCCAGCTCGGCTACATGTTCTTCGCCGCCGGCGTGTCCGCCTACGGTGCGGCGATGTTCCACCTGTTCACGCACGCCTTCTTCAAGGCGCTGCTGTTCCTCGGCGCCGGTTCGGTCATCCACGCCCTGTCCGGTGAGCAGGACATGCGCAACATGGGCGGCGTGTGGAGCAAGATCAAGATCACCTATGCCATGATGTGGATCGGCAATCTGGCGCTGGCCGGTCTGCCCTTCTTCGCCGGCTTCTATTCCAAGGACATGATCCTGGAAGCGGCCTTCGGCGCGCATTCGGCGGTGGGCAAGTTCGCCTTCTGGCTCGGCATCGCCGCGGCCTTCATGACCGCCTTCTACTCCTGGCGTCTGCTGTTCATGACCTTCCATGGCAAGCCGCGGGCGAGCAAGGAGGTGATGGACCATGTGCATGAATCGCCGTGGGTCATGCTGATCCCGCTGTTCGTGCTGGCGCTGGGGGCTCTGTTCGCCGGTGTCCTGTTCCACAACAACTTCGTCGGCGAACACCGTGCGGAGTTCTGGGGCAAGGCGCTGTTCGTCCTGCACGACAACGACAGCATCGAAAAGGCGCACCATGGCCTGCCGGGCTGGGTGCCGGTGATGCCGCTGATCGTCGGTCTGGCCGGTATCGCCATGGCGTACGTGCTGTACATGTCGATCCCGTCGCTGCCGGCCAAGATCGCCGGGACTTTCCGGGGCATCCACCAGTTCTTCTTCCACAAGTGGTACTTCGACGAACTGTACGACGCGCTGTTCGTGCAGACGGCCCGCAAGCTGGGCTACGGCCTGTGGAAGTCGGGCGACGGTGCCCTGATCGATGGCGTCGGCCCCGACGGGGTTGCCGCCGCCACCCGCGACGTTGCCACGCGTGCAGCACGGCTCCAGTCCGGGTACGTCTACCACTATGCGTTTGCGATGGTGATCGGCATCGTGCTGCTCGTCATCTGGCTCTCCATCGTCGGCTGA
- the mce gene encoding methylmalonyl-CoA epimerase, protein MIGKLNHVAIVVPDLPAATALYRDTLGAAVSAPVDLPPHGVTVVFVTLPNTKIELLHPFGEKSPIAPFLDKNPSGGIHHICYEVEDILAARDQLKAQGARVLGDGEPKIGAHDKPVLFLHPKDFCGTLVELEQA, encoded by the coding sequence ATGATCGGTAAGCTCAATCACGTGGCCATCGTCGTTCCCGACCTGCCGGCGGCCACGGCCCTCTACCGCGACACGCTGGGGGCTGCGGTGTCGGCGCCGGTGGATCTGCCGCCTCACGGCGTGACCGTGGTGTTCGTGACCCTGCCCAACACCAAGATCGAACTGCTGCACCCGTTCGGGGAAAAATCGCCCATCGCCCCGTTCCTGGACAAAAACCCGTCTGGCGGCATCCATCACATCTGTTACGAGGTGGAGGATATCCTGGCCGCCCGTGACCAGTTGAAGGCGCAGGGCGCCCGCGTGCTGGGCGACGGGGAGCCGAAGATCGGCGCCCACGACAAGCCGGTGCTCTTCCTGCATCCCAAGGATTTCTGCGGCACGCTGGTGGAACTGGAACAGGCGTAA
- a CDS encoding DUF1467 family protein translates to MGLVSGIAVYVVVWWVVLFAVLPWGVRAEEAPEPGTDRGAPRRPHILLKFAVTTVIAAVVWGIIDAVVLSDLISFRAMTKGAL, encoded by the coding sequence ATGGGGCTGGTCAGCGGCATTGCCGTCTATGTCGTGGTCTGGTGGGTGGTCCTCTTCGCCGTGCTCCCCTGGGGCGTGCGGGCGGAAGAGGCGCCGGAGCCGGGCACCGACCGCGGCGCCCCGCGCCGGCCCCATATCCTGCTGAAATTCGCCGTGACCACCGTGATCGCCGCGGTGGTGTGGGGCATCATCGACGCGGTGGTGCTGTCGGATCTCATCTCTTTCCGCGCCATGACCAAGGGGGCGTTGTAA
- a CDS encoding biotin--[acetyl-CoA-carboxylase] ligase: protein MTVNPETEAGALRLPPGFRVVGFAAVGSTNDEAKTLARSGCPERTVVWAGRQESGRGRRGRAWSSPEGNLYTSTILRPGVPPATAAQLSFVAALAIADTAAAFLPGGAAVRCKWPNDVLIGGRKLSGILLESEPLDGSGDGWIVLGVGVNLAHYPHDADYGATSLQEEGALHATPAAALEVYAGHLALWYDRWLAGGFTPVRDGWLARAMGLGGPVVVRLPNRTLTGRFVDLDRDGVLLLDPDDGGPRQRIAAGDVFFPPATER from the coding sequence ATGACGGTGAACCCGGAGACTGAGGCGGGCGCTCTGCGCCTGCCTCCCGGCTTCCGGGTCGTCGGCTTTGCCGCGGTCGGCAGCACCAACGATGAAGCAAAGACGCTGGCGCGCTCCGGTTGCCCGGAGCGTACCGTCGTTTGGGCCGGGCGGCAGGAAAGCGGCCGCGGCCGCCGGGGCCGCGCGTGGTCCTCGCCGGAAGGCAATCTCTACACCTCGACCATCCTGCGCCCAGGTGTGCCGCCGGCCACCGCGGCGCAATTGTCGTTTGTGGCAGCGCTGGCCATCGCCGACACCGCGGCGGCGTTTCTCCCCGGCGGCGCTGCGGTCCGTTGCAAATGGCCCAACGACGTCCTGATCGGCGGGCGTAAGCTGTCGGGAATCCTTTTGGAATCCGAACCGCTGGACGGCAGCGGCGATGGGTGGATCGTGCTGGGGGTCGGGGTCAATCTGGCCCATTACCCACACGATGCGGATTACGGCGCCACCTCGCTACAGGAGGAAGGGGCGCTTCATGCCACCCCCGCCGCCGCGCTGGAGGTCTATGCCGGCCATCTGGCGTTGTGGTATGACCGCTGGCTTGCCGGTGGTTTCACCCCGGTGCGCGACGGGTGGCTGGCGCGGGCCATGGGGCTGGGCGGGCCGGTGGTGGTGCGGTTGCCCAACCGCACGCTGACCGGGCGGTTCGTCGATCTGGACCGCGACGGTGTGCTGCTGCTCGACCCCGATGACGGCGGTCCCCGTCAGCGCATTGCCGCCGGCGACGTGTTTTTCCCCCCTGCGACGGAGCGCTGA
- a CDS encoding DNA-3-methyladenine glycosylase I yields the protein MAGNTYCEASQGHPLHGPYHDDEYGFPSTDERVLFERLVLEINQAGLSWLTILKKRPAFRAAFDGFDVDRVAAYGEAERARLLADAGIIRNRLKVDAVIENARRIVAIRSTHGSFSGWLEAHHPRSKPDWVALFRRTFRFTGGEIVGEFLMSLGYLPGAHHDGCPAGQRAMAATPPWVRAVRAGFTGYNAEKIVTPAPASQSSA from the coding sequence GTGGCCGGCAACACCTATTGCGAAGCCTCCCAAGGGCATCCCCTGCACGGCCCCTATCATGATGACGAGTATGGTTTTCCCAGCACCGACGAGCGGGTGCTGTTCGAACGGCTGGTGCTGGAAATCAATCAGGCCGGGTTGTCGTGGCTGACCATCCTGAAGAAGCGCCCGGCGTTCCGCGCCGCCTTCGACGGGTTCGACGTTGACCGAGTGGCGGCCTATGGCGAGGCGGAGCGGGCGCGGCTGCTGGCCGACGCCGGGATCATCCGTAATCGGTTGAAGGTCGATGCGGTTATAGAGAATGCGAGGCGAATCGTGGCGATCCGAAGCACGCATGGATCGTTTTCCGGCTGGCTGGAGGCTCATCACCCGCGGTCCAAGCCCGACTGGGTGGCCCTGTTCCGCCGAACCTTCCGCTTTACCGGCGGCGAGATCGTGGGCGAGTTCCTGATGAGCCTGGGCTATCTGCCCGGTGCCCATCATGACGGCTGTCCCGCCGGGCAAAGGGCGATGGCCGCGACTCCCCCATGGGTGCGGGCGGTGCGCGCCGGGTTCACGGGATACAATGCTGAAAAAATAGTCACACCTGCGCCCGCATCCCAATCATCAGCATAA
- a CDS encoding ribonuclease J gives MTRTRDDNSLPATFYPDDDGLYFLPLGGSGEIGMNLNLYGHRGKWLMVDLGISFADDTMPGLDVIMPDHTFIVEQRDNLAGIVLTHAHEDHLGAVQYLWPDLEVPVYCTPFTAAVLRAKLHERGLTSRVPIHEIPLGGRFQVGPFDLEFVTLTHSIPEPNAIAIRTRAGLVVHTGDWKLDPAPLVGAVTDEARLKQLGDEGVLALVCDSTNALVPGSSGSEEGVRDTLDDLVGRITSGRIAVTCFATNVARLHSIATVAAAHDRHVALVGRSLWRINEAARANGYLSDLPPFLTEHDAGFLPKDKILMVCTGSQGEPRSALSRIAANDHPQVTLDRDDTVIFSSREIPGNERAIGRLQNILLGRGIRVLTADDAPVHVSGHPARDELVRMYQWVRPRVLVPVHGESRHQMAQAELGLACQIAEAVVPTNGDVVRLAPEAAKVARVPTGRLAIDGKRLVPLEGGHMRDRHRMIFNGSAVVTLVMNGKGELMTAPQVTVMGLLDDASHRDTILDLVDTVREAVGALNRTSRLDDELVRQAARTAVRRALNASHGKKPVTDVHLVRV, from the coding sequence ATGACACGCACGCGAGACGACAACAGCCTTCCCGCCACCTTCTACCCCGACGACGACGGGCTGTATTTCCTGCCGCTGGGCGGTTCGGGGGAAATCGGCATGAACCTCAACCTCTACGGTCACCGGGGAAAGTGGCTGATGGTGGATCTGGGGATCTCGTTCGCCGACGACACCATGCCGGGCCTGGACGTGATCATGCCCGACCACACGTTCATCGTCGAACAGCGGGACAATCTGGCCGGCATCGTCCTGACCCACGCGCACGAGGATCATCTGGGGGCGGTGCAGTACCTGTGGCCCGATCTGGAGGTCCCGGTCTATTGCACGCCCTTCACCGCCGCGGTGCTGCGGGCCAAGCTGCACGAGCGGGGGCTGACCTCCCGCGTGCCGATCCATGAAATTCCGCTGGGCGGGCGGTTCCAGGTGGGGCCGTTCGATCTGGAATTCGTCACGCTGACCCATTCGATCCCCGAACCCAACGCCATCGCCATCCGCACCCGCGCGGGGCTGGTGGTGCACACGGGCGACTGGAAGCTGGACCCGGCCCCGCTGGTGGGGGCGGTGACCGACGAGGCGCGGCTGAAGCAACTGGGCGACGAGGGGGTGCTGGCGCTGGTCTGCGACAGCACCAACGCGCTGGTGCCCGGCTCCTCAGGCTCGGAAGAGGGGGTGCGCGACACGCTGGACGATCTGGTCGGGCGCATCACCAGCGGGCGGATCGCCGTGACCTGCTTCGCCACGAATGTGGCGCGGCTGCATTCCATCGCCACCGTCGCCGCCGCCCATGACCGGCACGTGGCGCTGGTGGGCCGGTCCCTGTGGCGCATCAACGAGGCGGCGCGGGCCAACGGCTACCTGTCCGACCTGCCGCCGTTCCTGACCGAGCACGACGCGGGCTTTTTGCCCAAGGACAAGATCCTGATGGTCTGCACCGGCAGCCAGGGAGAACCGCGCTCGGCGCTGTCCCGCATTGCCGCCAACGACCATCCGCAGGTGACGCTGGACCGGGACGACACGGTGATCTTCTCGTCCCGCGAGATCCCCGGCAACGAGCGGGCCATCGGGCGGCTGCAGAACATTCTGCTGGGGCGGGGCATCCGCGTGCTGACCGCCGATGACGCGCCGGTGCATGTCTCCGGCCACCCGGCCCGCGACGAGTTGGTGCGCATGTACCAGTGGGTGCGTCCGCGGGTGCTGGTGCCGGTGCACGGGGAGTCCCGCCACCAGATGGCCCAGGCCGAACTGGGTCTGGCCTGTCAGATCGCGGAAGCGGTGGTGCCCACCAACGGCGACGTGGTGCGGCTGGCGCCCGAGGCGGCGAAGGTGGCCCGCGTGCCCACCGGACGGCTGGCCATCGACGGCAAGCGTCTGGTGCCGCTGGAAGGCGGGCACATGCGCGACCGCCACCGTATGATCTTCAACGGTTCCGCCGTGGTCACGCTGGTGATGAACGGCAAGGGCGAGCTGATGACTGCGCCGCAGGTGACGGTGATGGGCCTGCTGGACGACGCCAGCCACCGCGACACCATTCTGGATCTGGTGGACACGGTGCGGGAGGCGGTGGGTGCGCTCAACCGCACCTCGCGCCTTGACGACGAACTGGTGCGTCAGGCGGCGCGCACCGCCGTGCGGCGGGCGCTGAACGCCAGCCACGGCAAGAAGCCGGTGACCGACGTTCATCTGGTGCGCGTGTAG
- a CDS encoding type III pantothenate kinase, producing MLLAIDAGNTNVIFAVFDGDDKRGQWRISTDSRRTADEYAVWLFSLMALKGLSPADIDAAILSSVVPAASFDLVRLCQNHFHCDPMRVGEPGVELGLTILLDNPKEAGADRLVNSIAAAATYPTPLVVVDIGTGTTFDVVDGEGNFVGGAIAPGPLLALDALHRVAAQLPKVEIIRPKSAIGRGTVGAMQSGMFWGYIGMIEGLLTRIAAELEPEGARPVTVIATGGLGRVFAEATSMIHHVDNELTMRGLLLVHKRNRAK from the coding sequence ATGCTGCTCGCCATCGACGCCGGCAACACCAACGTCATCTTCGCCGTGTTCGACGGGGACGACAAGCGCGGGCAGTGGCGCATCTCCACCGACAGCCGCCGCACGGCGGATGAATACGCGGTGTGGCTGTTCTCGCTGATGGCGCTGAAGGGGCTGTCGCCCGCCGACATCGACGCGGCCATCCTGTCCAGCGTGGTCCCCGCCGCCAGCTTCGATCTGGTGCGGCTGTGTCAGAACCATTTCCACTGCGATCCCATGCGGGTGGGCGAGCCGGGGGTGGAGCTGGGCCTGACCATCCTGCTGGACAATCCCAAGGAGGCGGGGGCCGACCGTCTGGTCAATTCCATCGCCGCGGCGGCGACATATCCGACGCCGCTGGTGGTTGTCGATATCGGAACAGGCACCACATTCGACGTTGTGGATGGGGAAGGCAACTTCGTCGGCGGCGCCATCGCCCCCGGTCCCCTGCTGGCGCTGGACGCCCTGCACCGCGTGGCGGCCCAGCTGCCCAAGGTGGAGATCATCCGGCCCAAATCGGCCATCGGCCGGGGGACGGTGGGCGCGATGCAGTCGGGGATGTTCTGGGGCTACATCGGCATGATCGAGGGGCTGCTGACCCGCATCGCCGCCGAACTGGAGCCCGAGGGGGCCCGCCCCGTCACGGTTATTGCCACCGGAGGGCTTGGCCGGGTGTTCGCCGAGGCCACATCCATGATCCATCACGTTGACAACGAACTCACCATGCGGGGGTTGCTGTTGGTCCACAAGCGCAACAGGGCGAAATGA